TTGGAGGCTAGATTCTTCATCTGATGAGATGGTTTTCTTTTCGATGTTTTGCCGGTTGGTTCGATGATGTTTTTAGCTTTACTAAATTTGTTGGTGGGTGTTAGTTTGTAAGAAATGAACCAGATTGTTTCTTTGATagaaataaaagaggaaagctctCTTTTGCTCAAAAAAATAAGTTCATTGAATTTGCAATTTGGGTAAGTCAATTTTATGGGAGGTGGACCGGTCGGATGAGGAAGAACGTTGGAGGAAGAAGATAGTTGAATCTTAATCTAGTAGGCCTTCAAAATTGACTTACCCAAAATAAAATTTCAGGCAACTTAAGTATAGCCGGTCCCTAAATAATTTAGTAGGGTCCATTTGGATTTGTTTTGTTCTATTGGATGCTATGAGTCTAAAATCTGAACAATATTGTATAAGAGCAGACGCCCTATATCCGTCTCATACACCTGGGCAGGCCGTCCGGTCACTGACCGGTCATAAAAAATTGACCCAACCGAAGCTCTCAAATGGGCCTCAAACGCCCGGACTAACCGGCAACCCTTATATCCGTCCCAAATGTAGGGCGGATTTGAGGCGGCTCGGTCACGCCCGGGCGCGTCTGCCACGTCAGGCCGGCCCACCGCTAGCCCACCCCGACCCCAGAAAAACCCCCGTCCGACAGAAATCCTAGCTCACTCCACTCCGCTCTGCTCCCCTCCCCGACGCTCCCATTTCCCCAATCCGCCAAATCCCTAGCGTCGGCGAGCATGTCCATCACCGGCAGCCACTCTGACGGCAGCTCCGAACACGAGGACGAGATAGCGCTCCTTACCAGGCTCGAGCGGTCGCGGGGCGATACGGGCAGCAGCTCCGAGACCGGTGCAACGCCACCTGTTGCCTCTCGCGGAAGCGCCGATGCCAGTGCCGACTCTTCCCTCCCCGCGCGTAGATCTGCGTGGCCTGCCCGATCTGCTCGTCCCGCCCGaccgcctcctccacctccagcCGCTGCTCCGTGCGGGCAGCGCTGGGTTCCAGTCCCCGCTCCACCGACGCCGCGAATGCGGACTCCGGAGTCGGAGGCACGTGTGGCCCACCGCGAGAGGCAAAGGGCAAGGAAGATGGCGGGCGGGTTCGATGGGTCTGCGTAGTCCGCCCGCCGTGCCGGGTGCCCGATGAGGACGACCGTCTCTTCGAGTGGACGTGCTGCCGGTCACTGACTGAGGTGGAGACGAAGGCTCGACGGCTCAGGAGGCTCAACGTGAAGCAACTCTGGCTCGGTATAGAGCAATCCGAGCGGGAGGCCACGGAGGCAGCGCGGGTGGCGGCGAGGGTGGCCAATCTCAAGCATAAGCAAGACCGCGCCGTCCGATGCTTGCAAGGCTACAATGTCATCTCCGATTCCTCCTCCTCCGACGGGTGCGATGGCTCCGACCTGGACCCACCTCCTGCTGCGGACTCCTACAGCTACGCTGGCGACTGGAAGGGCAAAGAGCCAGCGAGAAAGTGGTGAAGATCCGTCTTAATTTCAAGTTTATAGATGTAGTTCGAACTTGTCCGCCATATTATGTGTATTATGTGAACTTTGGCTATCTTTTGATGCTCCGACTGTGATCTTTTGATAAACCGATTGTGCATTTGTATGTTTGTTCATGATATATGTAGTCTTTATCAATGTTGCATGGTTTAGTATAAATATTGGGGAGGGAATAAGAGATACGCGGGTGTGGAGGCGCGGATATAGGGAGTGCCCAGTTAGTGTCGACGATCGTGCCCGGACGCATCTGCAGACATGTAGGGAGCCGGATTTACCAAATCCGACTGTAGATACTCTAACCCTAGCGGATATTTGGTTACTCCGTCATGATTGAAATAGCAGGTCCTGCAGCCCTCTAAAGGATTTGGAGCCCAGGATGACAAGTCAACCCTTCCACATTCACATTTTCCATTCATTTCGGGCATGTGAATTCCTCAAGAAACACAAAATCCAATTACAAGAGCATCGACAATAGATCAATGACTGTGCAACATGGTTACAACTTTGTACTAGGACTATATTTTTTTCTCGAAAAGGGGCGTTTTATTACTTAAAAAATTTAAGCATTACTTCCGGCCTCTACATTACttagatgcacacagccaaataAGGTATTTTGACACAAATGAAAACTAAAAATTCGAAATACAAAAACATGAAGAGTCCGTATAATGCCTAAAACGGAGGGGGACCAATCCTAAGATtatgctgccacccatgttgggtaaAAGTATCCCTCGCCGTAGCCTTCAATCGTGTACACACCTCCGTAAACATGTCTCGATTCTCCATGCATTGTAGAGAGGACCATAAACAGAGAGTCCTGGTACATCTGTAGATAACCTGCATCAGAGAAGTACTTTTATCATTAAAAACCTTATaatttctacatagccaaagcgaccaaATAACAGCAAGCGCTCCCACCTTGAGAAAAGTTCTATACCTGTGATCAATCTCATGTAACCAGTTGCCAAATACATTAGCAACACTACAAGGAGGATACAATCCAGAAGCTACTTGGATGACTGACCATACAGAACGAGCCAATTTGCATTGGaagaataaatgttttattgtctCGTCATGGTGAAAAAAGATACATTGCGGACTTCCATGCCAATTCCTCTTAATAAGGTTATCTTTAATAAGAATGACTCCGCGACGAAAATACCATGTAAAGATTTTATTCTTAAGAGGTATCTTCATCTTCCAGATCTTCTTATTATTATCAACTGGCACATCAGACTGGATTAGCGCTCTATACATAGAATCCACTGAGAATTGTCCATTCCCATGAAGGTTCCATCGAAATACATCAGACCCATGTGACAGGTGCACCGTGGACAACCGCTGGAGCAGGATGTTCCACGATTGGAGTCTGGGTCCAATTAAATCTCTTCTGAACGTCACATTTGACGGAAATGATTCCATTATCGTGGCGATAGTATCACCCTTGTGGCGCACAATGTTGTATAGAGTCGGATATTGTTCCCGGAGTGTGGCATTTCCTAGCCACCTGTCCTCCCAGAATCTAATTTCCGAGCCGTCCTTGATCAACAAGGATCCATAGCAGAAGAAATATTTCTTTGTAGCCATTAGACCCGCCCAAAAGTGGAAATCACCAGGCTTCCAGTATACTTGGGATACCGCCTTGGAGCCCACATATTTCCTCCTTAGAAGGGTTTTTCATACACCTTCTTTCGTCAGAAATTTAAACAACCATTTACCGAGGAGGCCCTATTCTTAACCTCAAGGTCATGAATACCCAACCCGCCTTGGTCTTTGGGACGGCAAACTACACTCCATTTGGCCAGTCGATATTTTTTCTCTCGCTatctccttgccaaaagaatctTGATAAAAAATAATTCAATCTATGTAAAACTTCTTTCGGCAACTAAAAAAAGTGAATCATATATAGTACCATATTACTGAGTAATGAATTTAtgactatatatatataacaatcgAATGAATGAAtgaacgaacgaacgaacgaacgaggGAGCGAAGGGGCTTCTATATGCGAGACGATACTAGGAGTATATGCTTGGGTACAGGCGCTAGGTAGCTAGCTCATCATGATCTTGAACTCGTCGAAGCTGAGCACGCCGTCGCCGTCCAGGTCGAACCGGCAGATTATGGCGTGGCACTCGCCGGCGCCCCGCTCGGCGCCGAGTCGGCCGAGCATCCGCCCCAGGCTGGCCGGCGTGATGCACCTCTGTCCCTCCATCTCATACATCCCGAACGCCTCCCTCAGCGCCCGGATCCTCTGATCGTCGTCCTCCTCCCCCGCGTCGCCCGCCCAGGCCGCCTGCTGGGCCAGCTCGAGGAACTCGGCCTCGCACAGCAGCCCATCGCCGTCCGCGTCTGCCGACACCACCAATGCCTCGGCCTCCTCGACCGGCACGTCCTCGCCCAGCGTCGCCCGCATGCACCCCTGCAGCTCCGCGGCCGAGATCCTGCCGTCCGCGTCCCGGTCCAGTGACAAGAAGAGCGCCCTCAGCTCGCCCGTGTTTGTGGCAACCATTCTCGCCGGATGCTTTAGTAGTAGATCTTGAGTTCTTGACCCTGCCTGTGCTTCCTAGATCCTCTGCTTTGCTATAGAGCTGAAGGTTGGTGCTGCATGATCTTGGAGGTGCGCGTGTGCATATATACTCATGGCGCGACGCGGTCCTTGGAAGCTTCATGGCATGCCGGGAGGGAGGATAGATGCCGTGGTCACCGTGGACGTACATACATGCCGTGTGTCGGGCTGGACGACGGCAGGTTTTTCTTTTTCCTCTGGGCGGTCAACGACGGCAGGTTAGTAGTCTTCTCCAGGAAATGGATGCGAAGCTTTCGTGGGGGACGTACGTGACTTTGGCGTGACGGCCGATCGAGATTGTTGTCGAGGAAAAAAGCAGGGAAGGCACGGGGAAAATCTGCTTCGGGGAGTGAAAAGTTCGAGGTTGGCTGCGCGTGCGGTCCGACTTGGCAGGGTTGACGTGGGAGTCGTGTGCGTTTGTTTTGCCGAGAAACTGTGGGCGCCACCTCCGCGTTTGGCGTGCGTGCGCGGGTTACTTCCGAAAAAGTTTTTTTTACCGGTGCTTGGAGCTACCGGTGAAGTCCCAACCAATCAAATGCTTCCAGCTAACTTTGTGTGGGCCAACTATTCAATGGTATAGTGTTGTATTTGGCTAGTATCTGGTCCATTAGGTCAAATCAATATCAGACCCAACCGTACTACTGAGTGCGTCTTTTATGCCTAGCCATGCATGCATGTTGTCAGACCACTTCACACACAGAAAAGGCAAACATTTTATATATCTTGGAAGATATTAATTCATTAATACCTTTTGAATAAAAATTTCATTTTGAAATATTTTTACATATTTGAATTCCCGACTATGTGATCTTTAAAATAAGATCAAACTTGAATACATTTCGAACGAGTTCAAAATTCATGCAACGTATTTCACTCATTTGTAATAAACAAATTTCACTCATTTCTTAAAAAATGATTTAACTTCTTTATTTCACTCATTTCTAAATACTTATTTCAGTCATTCTAAAACACATATTTCAATCATTTGACAAAACTGGTTTCACTCATTTCATAAAACGGATTTCACTACGTTCAATTCAAAGACAGTGTTCACTAAATTGAGATGTGAAACTTGTTATTTGAATACATTTGGAACGAGTTTAAAATTGTTGCAACATATTTCACTCATTTCTTGAAAATTGATTTAACTTGTTTATTTCACTCATTTCTAAATACTTATTTCAGTCATTTCAAAACACATATTTCAATCATTTGACAAAATTGGTTTCACTCATTAAAAAAAGGATTTCATTCCTTTCAATTCAAAGACAGTGTTCACTCAATTGAGATGTGAAACTTGTTATTTGAATCCATTTTGAACGAGTTTAAAATTGTTGCAACACATTTCACTCATTTCTTGAAAATTGATTTAACTTGTTTATTTCACTCATTTCAAAATACTTATTTCAGTCTTTTCAAAACACATATTTCAATCATTTGAAATAATTGGTTTCACTCATTAAAAAAAGGATTTCACTCCTTTCAATTCAAAGACAGTGTTCACTCAATTGAGACGTGAAACTTGTTATTTCAATACATTTCGAACGAGTTTAAAATTCTTGCAACATATTTCACTCATTTTTAATAAACAAATTTCACTCATCTCTTAAAAAATGATTTAGCTTGCTTATTTCACTTATTTCAAAATACTTATTTCAGTCATTTCAAAACACATATTTCAATCATTTAAAAAAATGGTTTCACTCATTTCAAAAAACGGATTTCACTCCTTTCAATTCAAAGACAGTGTTCACTCGATTGAGATGTGAAACTTGTGATTTGAATACATTTCGAACGAGTTTAAAATTCTTGCAACATATTTCACTCATTTCTAATAAACAAATTTCACTCATTTATTTAAAAATGATTTAACTTGTTTATTTCACTCATTTCAAAATACTTGTTTCAGTCATTTCAAAACAGATATTTCAATCATTTGAAATAATTGGTTTCACTCATTAAAAAAATGTGAGACCAACCCCACTCATTTTCAAAAACTTATGTCACTCATTTTCAAAAACTTATTTCACTCCTTTGAAAAACACAACTAGAACTGAAATCTAATTGAAAATTCAAACTAGTCAATATATATCCAAGATTGGTCTTGATTTAAAGATCTTGTCGACCtaaataaaaatatataaaaagTTTCCAAAACAAAAATTCGGTTTAAAAGTTATGAGCAATTCAAAATGCTAGATTGAAAATAAAAGGCAAGTTTTTTGTTTGGAGAGAGAGGGCAAGGAGAACATGTGCATGCAGCCAGTGTTTTACTATTCTGAGTGAAAGCATCCTCCACtagtcactagtagaaaaagggccatttgtcccagttcataaggcccatctgtcccagTTGGGGAACCgtgactaaagggtcgttactaaagcctaggcctttagtcccggttcttatactaaccgggacagatgggcctccacgtggccggtgctgcgagcccaggcaggaggccctttagtcccggttggtggcaccaaccgggaccaataggcatccacgcgtcagctgttcaggggctagggtttttttttctgaaacgggggtggatttgggggttttgtatggttaattaaggtgtttcatatattgtgttaggtagctaattaattaatagagagaagtgtcctctcttatctccgtgcttgatcgacgctacgtactatacatagagaggccctcgacacgctagctagtaagaaaatgaaggaaaccattaagtacagaagttcgtcatgcataccgagagaagtgatcgacatctccttctctgagagattggtcgaacaacaagttttcgtattatctatccgacgctactggctacatacatatacaatatgtaagatctcttacaatcccctagcatttgaactcaacttccacatggtattctctgactttattgatgacgtggtcaagaaagaatcccaccaattcctcttgaattgctttcatgcgatcatatggtaggagttcattccgcatctgccacgtctaatttgaagaagggggttaatacatatatatgaaggaaactcaacagaaatgatggtgtaataaaatgaaattgtgaatattattgcttacgcacttcatattgtcttttagagtagccccgcttatttttcaaagtcgcgttgtagatgaactcgcacacgtagtatccacagtaatcattcccttgttcctgccacaagcactttacgagaaatacaggtcaatcaaactgataatgaagcattataaatggcattgatgaaagtagctacaatcaacgggagatgcgcgcaactagctagctagtagtacttactttcgggtatgtatatcgcagctccttcggcagtcccggagcttctgcggtgaactgtttccaaaccctgcaagacaaagaaaataattattacttgagatatcaggaaatgaacaaaaagttgccgatatggtgcgataatgatcgattgaacttacttgttgagaattttagtcatgtccgcataggtctcgggatcttttcgtctcgagtctaagacggttactagtccccgctcaagcttaatctccaggagaatatagtggatgttgcgcatgcatgcataactcatcaattacattactataacgtCGCTCGAGTAATatgggaaaccgaatatgcacacgagagtaacactcacttgaagttgtaaggaaagagtattaaatctttgttttgatttattaacaatgatttgagcaagttggcctcggcctcTTCGGCGTTCTTTTTAACCtgaaattcatctatgagatttgtgttaatgaacccaatatcatacatttctgCTTTTCTACACTcaacgatcttcaatctgcataatatagtgaggataattataaatacacgcaatgaaagagctgagctatatatagagacttaatgacagaagtagtacttacagacagtagcaagtgaccgttaatttatcgagggccttttgattgaagaactggaagaactccttAAATGAAACATGCAATAGATCagttccaacgaggtcgtgctcctctttaactctcagataCAAAGTATCTGTCCcaccagactctctgcaggttttcatgtaccaattatGGAATCTTCACATCATCGTTGTTAcagatttttcatctttgacgagaggcttcccgtactcgtatctgtgttcgtccacctccaagaaatcataatgtacatcgtcgggcaggtaatctccaagattgctataaccgggcaccatccccggagcattagcgtcgatgtcgctagacacattcaacggggggcacgattggttcgcttgtacccttgcgtgcagcgcctgtagttgggtcaactcctttttcttcttcctctcccgtcgcttgtaaccgcctgcgtcaggaaatccagccttccacgaaagggagcctcgcgtgcctcgtgtccgtccggggtgctcaggattcccgagggcctctgtGAGCTCGCCGTTCTCTCTTtccggaacgaacgtcccttgctgcgccttttcgatatactcctgaagcttctcgatgggtgtgttcagctgctcgtcggtccaaacgcacttccctgttacagggtccaattttcccccaaccctgaagaaccaagtcctgcaacggtctggccagcgtcgcgtctctggttcaatccctttatcaatgaggtcattctcagccttgtcccacaacggccgggctttcaggtagccacctgaccccgtgcggtggtgatgcttcttctttgcagcatttttcttgtttgtcgctgacatcttcgctGCTCTCTCAGATTTCTTTTTGGTGGCAAATTCGGACCACtgatctttgatcttctcaaatcggccgatgaattctagagtcttgtcttggtcgacaaacgatgatttcagctcattcttccacctcct
The Aegilops tauschii subsp. strangulata cultivar AL8/78 chromosome 3, Aet v6.0, whole genome shotgun sequence genome window above contains:
- the LOC109774785 gene encoding probable calcium-binding protein CML31, translating into MVATNTGELRALFLSLDRDADGRISAAELQGCMRATLGEDVPVEEAEALVVSADADGDGLLCEAEFLELAQQAAWAGDAGEEDDDQRIRALREAFGMYEMEGQRCITPASLGRMLGRLGAERGAGECHAIICRFDLDGDGVLSFDEFKIMMS